A region of Streptomyces sp. NBC_01750 DNA encodes the following proteins:
- the pucL gene encoding factor-independent urate hydroxylase, with translation MPTILGQNQYGKAENRVVRITRDGDTHHIKDLNVSVALSGDMDDVHHSGSNANVLPTDTTKNTVYAFAKEHGIESAEQFGIHLARHFVTSQEPIRRARIRIEEYSWERIATSDANSKFIGSDEVKHSFVRKGQELRTTQITFDGESWEIISGLKDLTVMNSTGSEFWGYVKDKYTTLKEAYDRILCTDVSAAWRYNWTSDEDRMPNWEKSYEQARKHILQAFAETYSLSLQQTLYQMGSRVINSRSEIDEIRFSLPNNHHFLVDLEPFGLKNDNEVYFAADRPYGLIEATVLRDGIEPRIPVDMTNL, from the coding sequence ATGCCCACGATTCTCGGCCAGAACCAGTACGGCAAAGCAGAGAACCGCGTCGTCAGGATCACGCGGGACGGCGACACCCACCACATCAAGGACCTGAACGTCTCCGTCGCTCTCTCCGGCGACATGGACGACGTCCACCACTCCGGCTCCAACGCCAACGTCCTGCCGACGGACACCACCAAGAACACGGTGTACGCGTTCGCCAAGGAGCACGGCATCGAGTCGGCCGAGCAGTTCGGCATCCACCTGGCCCGTCACTTCGTGACCAGCCAGGAGCCGATCCGCCGGGCACGCATCCGCATCGAGGAGTACTCCTGGGAGCGGATCGCCACCTCCGACGCCAACTCCAAGTTCATCGGCTCGGACGAGGTCAAGCACTCCTTCGTCCGCAAGGGCCAGGAGCTGCGCACCACCCAGATCACCTTCGACGGTGAGAGCTGGGAGATCATCTCCGGTCTCAAGGACCTCACGGTCATGAACTCCACCGGCTCGGAGTTCTGGGGCTACGTCAAGGACAAGTACACAACGCTCAAGGAGGCGTACGACCGCATCCTGTGCACCGATGTCTCCGCCGCCTGGCGCTACAACTGGACCAGCGACGAAGACCGGATGCCCAACTGGGAGAAGTCGTACGAGCAGGCCAGGAAGCACATCCTGCAGGCCTTCGCCGAGACGTACTCCCTCTCGCTCCAGCAGACCCTGTACCAAATGGGTTCGCGGGTCATCAACAGCCGCAGCGAGATCGACGAGATCCGCTTCTCCCTGCCGAACAACCACCACTTCCTGGTCGACCTGGAGCCCTTCGGGCTCAAGAACGACAATGAGGTCTACTTCGCGGCCGACCGCCCGTACGGCCTGATCGAGGCCACCGTCCTGCGGGACGGCATCGAGCCGCGGATCCCGGTCGACATGACCAATCTGTAG